The Platichthys flesus chromosome 10, fPlaFle2.1, whole genome shotgun sequence genome includes a window with the following:
- the foxa2 gene encoding forkhead box protein A2 has protein sequence MMLGAVKMEGHEHTDWSSYYGEPECYTSVGNMNAGLGMNSMNTYMSMSGMSTSANMTANSMNMSYVNTGMSPSMTGMSPGTGAMNGMGPAGMTAMSAAMSPSMSPMTAQPSSMNGLTSYNTMNAMSPIYGQSNINRSRDPKTYRRSYTHAKPPYSYISLITMAIQQSPSKMLTLAEIYQWIMDLFPFYRQNQQRWQNSIRHSLSFNDCFLKVPRSPDKPGKGSFWTLHPDSGNMFENGCYLRRQKRFKCDIKKITTKDSGRKGGDGGSSSSESCNGNESPHSNSSSGEHKRSLSDMKASQAMSPEHATASPVSQGQHLMAQHHSVLAHEAHLKPEHHYSFNHPFSINNLMSSEQQHHKMDLKTYEQVMHYSGYGSPMAGALSMGSMAGKAGLDSSSIPDTTYYQGVYSRPIMNSS, from the exons ATGATGCTTGGAGCGGTTAAAATGGAAGGACACGAACACACCGACTGGAGCAGCTACTACGGAGAGCCCGAG TGTTACACCTCGGTTGGCAACATGAACGCGGGCCTGGGAATGAACTCCATGAACACCTACATGAGCATGTCCGGCATGAGCACCAGTGCCAACATGACGGCAAACTCCATGAACATGTCGTACGTCAACACGGGCATGAGCCCCTCCATGACCGGCATGTCACCGGGCACCGGTGCCATGAACGGCATGGGCCCAGCGGGCATGACGGCCATGAGCGCAGCCATGAGCCCCAGCATGAGCCCCATGACGGCGCAGCCCTCGTCCATGAACGGCCTGACATCCTACAACACCATGAACGCCATGAGTCCCATTTACGGACAGTCGAACATCAACAGGTCCAGAGACCCTAAGACCTACCGCAGGAGCTACACGCACGCCAAACCGCCGTACTCCTACATCTCCCTCATCACCATGGCCATCCAGCAGTCTCCCAGTAAGATGCTGACACTGGCCGAGATCTACCAGTGGATAATGGACCTGTTCCCTTTTTACCGACAGAACCAGCAGCGCTGGCAGAACTCCATCCGCCACTCTTTGTCCTTCAAtgactgtttcctcaaagtgcccAGGTCGCCGGATAAACCGGGGAAGGGCTCCTTCTGGACTCTGCACCCGGACTCCGGGAACATGTTTGAGAACGGCTGCTACCTGAGGAGGCAGAAGCGCTTCAAGTGCGACATCAAGAAGATAACCACGAAGGACTCGGGTCGCAAGGGAGGCGACGGcggctcctccagctccgagAGCTGCAACGGCAACGAGTCCCCGCACTCCAACTCCTCCTCCGGCGAGCACAAGCGGTCCCTGTCGGACATGAAGGCGAGCCAGGCGATGAGCCCGGAGCACGCCACCGCCTCCCCGGTGTCGCAGGGCCAGCACCTCATGGCCCAGCATCACTCGGTCCTGGCGCACGAGGCGCACCTGAAGCCGGAGCACCACTACTCCTTCAACCACCCCTTCTCCATCAATAACCTCATGTCGTcggagcagcagcaccacaaAATGGACCTAAAGACTTACGAGCAGGTGATGCATTACTCCGGCTACGGCTCCCCGATGGCCGGGGCTCTTTCCATGGGCTCCATGGCAGGGAAAGCCGGACTGGATTCTTCATCCATACCTGACACGACTTACTATCAGGGCGTCTACTCCAGGCCGATCATGAACTCTTCATAA